A portion of the Leifsonia sp. EB41 genome contains these proteins:
- a CDS encoding sigma-70 family RNA polymerase sigma factor: MTRLAARKDAIDALSDSQLVDRTRGGDQRAYAELWQRHYRAGVAVARSYTTTFDPDDLVSEAFTRMFAAIADGGGPTSGFRPYLFTVIRNTAASWGRRASHEIAIEHAEEIEDLRFTEATRLDALDRSLAATAFRALPPRWQEVLWHTEVEGLPPREVAPLLGMSANSVAALAVRAREGLRAAWIQAHLATVPEGSEHHWAIEHLGIGLRKRLAASVQRRLDAHLEECADCRVVAAEAAEANRHIGFVLLPLAAAGGAAGYASGAGDGEAAPASAAEPAAGAGWRAWGSRGVVAGAAVVAATSIVAVSLGVAPRETAPAPVADLATPSATAAPGVPDAVGSEGKPAPAPTPVAPPASVPDPVPHAAADDSADGAATARATPGAVLAPTAPPTRTPLSTPTPRPTPTPTPSPTPTPSPTPTPSPAPTPKPTPSPTPTPTPGPAPTPIPTPTAPSPPDGRAPARTHTHWHGQRTHRTGSVTPRGEIAP; the protein is encoded by the coding sequence GTGACCCGTCTCGCTGCCCGCAAGGACGCCATCGATGCCCTGTCCGACAGCCAGCTCGTCGACCGCACCCGCGGCGGCGATCAGCGCGCCTACGCCGAGCTGTGGCAGCGGCACTATCGCGCCGGCGTGGCCGTCGCGCGCTCGTACACGACCACGTTCGACCCGGACGACCTGGTGTCGGAGGCGTTCACCCGGATGTTCGCGGCGATCGCCGACGGCGGCGGCCCCACCAGCGGCTTCCGGCCCTATCTCTTCACCGTGATCCGGAACACCGCGGCGAGCTGGGGTCGCCGGGCATCGCACGAGATCGCGATCGAGCACGCCGAGGAGATCGAGGACCTCCGGTTCACCGAGGCGACCCGGCTCGATGCGTTGGACCGTTCACTGGCGGCCACCGCCTTCCGCGCCCTCCCGCCGCGGTGGCAGGAGGTGCTCTGGCACACGGAGGTCGAGGGCCTGCCGCCGCGGGAGGTCGCCCCGCTGCTCGGGATGAGCGCGAACTCCGTGGCGGCGCTGGCGGTCCGGGCCAGGGAGGGGCTGCGCGCCGCGTGGATCCAGGCCCACCTCGCGACGGTGCCCGAGGGCTCGGAGCACCACTGGGCGATCGAGCACCTCGGCATCGGGTTGCGCAAGCGGCTGGCGGCGAGCGTGCAGCGCCGCCTGGACGCGCACCTCGAAGAGTGCGCGGACTGCCGCGTCGTCGCTGCGGAGGCCGCCGAGGCGAACAGGCACATCGGGTTCGTGCTCCTACCGCTCGCGGCGGCCGGCGGTGCCGCTGGGTACGCGAGTGGCGCGGGGGATGGCGAGGCTGCCCCGGCGAGCGCTGCTGAACCGGCGGCCGGCGCGGGATGGCGGGCGTGGGGGTCGAGGGGTGTCGTGGCAGGGGCCGCCGTCGTCGCGGCGACCTCGATCGTGGCCGTCTCGCTCGGGGTCGCGCCCCGCGAGACGGCGCCTGCGCCGGTGGCGGACCTCGCGACGCCGTCGGCGACGGCCGCGCCCGGAGTCCCGGATGCCGTGGGTTCCGAGGGGAAGCCGGCTCCGGCGCCAACGCCCGTCGCTCCTCCGGCGTCGGTGCCGGATCCGGTCCCGCACGCAGCCGCCGATGACTCGGCCGATGGGGCCGCCACTGCGCGGGCGACTCCCGGCGCGGTCCTCGCGCCGACCGCACCGCCGACGCGGACTCCCCTGTCGACGCCGACGCCACGTCCGACTCCGACGCCGACCCCGAGCCCCACGCCAACTCCGAGCCCCACGCCAACTCCGAGCCCGGCGCCAACTCCGAAACCGACCCCGAGCCCGACGCCAACACCGACGCCAGGTCCGGCTCCGACACCAATCCCCACGCCGACCGCCCCTTCCCCACCGGACGGTCGCGCGCCCGCACGCACCCACACCCACTGGCACGGTCAGCGAACTCACAGGACGGGCAGCGTCACGCCGAGAGGTGAAATCGCTCCCTAA
- a CDS encoding isopeptide-forming domain-containing fimbrial protein yields the protein MPAPTLHSARAAAARAAIRRSVVRRLAAVVSALLICAVALVAGGPALGAGGSASLSVTITPTTTPIPAGATAQWTVNYQCSSVDPSVTSCANAVITVTVARLSPQGHAIACTVGGSTANGDFNATSTGFIGSGAGNSIPVGASGQLTFACKTAAGTTPDQSTLVASATFSSDSAGAPATATAAPIVITAKPVLNVTKVLEGDSVLDGITAYQISGTSNDFITANGDWNTTDPTLVDTLPAGAVFVSATNGGVYDAATNTITWLGSTSATVDVTYPSSSFGPTSTVTNTAKLTATTVTDPTTVSATASVTHTFANASAGSGLFTKAVSPNSAAKSAIFKTANYNWNLQVTNTGQVPIGGTLYDYPPCDSAPLSNSLPQDCRTPGFTITRFESVPSGSVFTFFLADGTTRTVTNSADVTVPYVVPAGWLIAGYSIALPSYAVNPGTTLYINVDGHLTAGDGYVPTTQTNCAQWSITNAPPTPMATLDDKDKSCAVAYFTNAAASLVIHKSYTGGPNALLSGQVAPWSLLVSNTGAAGDAHYLDAPVHITDTLPAGVSYVPGSAVVTSASGSYTYDPAYTTAGLTVALSGQTLTFSFPPTAILNRQQAFTIQFSTVVNPGVGATTQTNTASVWDDADPTWAPTPSNGTTSSASFATGTSAQAGAQKEVKGQFDNQFLFSVPGSPAVGTSPAGGTSQWRLNIGSLGSTPISDLVVYDVFPSLGDTGVSGGQSGVARGSQFQPTLAGALTLPAGVTAMYSLSTNPCRPEVYPNQPAGCGPAWLTAAQVTDWTQVRAVRIDATALTFQPGQTVEVDYAMSLPASATPGQVAWNSLAYAASSPSGPLLPAEPVKVGIRVATPPAVTITKTDAAGNHAPTAATAVTLDATKTTGLAFTVTNTGGEPLQNVTVSDAIIAGSATVTGLRCTFPDGSTGTQWAGPLAVGATVRCTATLSALGFNAVHADDATVTGTGAFTGKPVTADDEYHAQTPGAPAIVLPLTGGVGTDVVAFAAIGTFAVAAALAAWQVRRRTRRLPR from the coding sequence GTGCCTGCGCCCACCCTGCACTCCGCTCGCGCGGCCGCCGCACGCGCAGCCATACGCCGGTCCGTCGTGCGCCGGCTCGCCGCCGTCGTCTCCGCCCTCCTCATCTGCGCGGTCGCCCTGGTCGCGGGCGGCCCGGCGCTCGGCGCGGGCGGCTCCGCCAGCCTGTCGGTGACGATCACCCCCACGACGACGCCGATCCCGGCCGGCGCGACCGCGCAGTGGACCGTGAACTACCAGTGCTCGTCGGTCGACCCATCGGTCACCTCCTGCGCGAACGCAGTGATCACTGTCACCGTCGCCAGGCTCTCGCCGCAGGGCCACGCGATCGCCTGCACGGTGGGCGGCTCGACGGCGAACGGCGACTTCAACGCCACCTCCACCGGCTTCATCGGCTCGGGCGCGGGCAACAGCATCCCGGTCGGCGCATCCGGTCAGCTGACGTTCGCGTGCAAGACGGCCGCAGGCACCACGCCCGACCAGTCGACCCTCGTCGCCTCGGCCACGTTCAGCTCCGACTCGGCCGGCGCACCGGCAACGGCCACGGCGGCGCCGATCGTGATCACGGCGAAGCCCGTGCTGAACGTCACCAAGGTCCTGGAGGGCGACTCGGTCCTCGACGGGATCACGGCGTACCAGATCTCGGGAACCTCCAACGACTTCATCACGGCCAACGGCGATTGGAACACGACTGATCCCACCCTGGTGGACACCCTTCCCGCGGGCGCGGTCTTCGTCAGCGCCACCAACGGCGGCGTGTACGACGCGGCGACCAACACGATCACCTGGCTGGGCAGCACGTCCGCCACCGTCGACGTGACCTATCCCTCCAGCAGCTTCGGCCCGACCAGCACGGTGACCAACACGGCGAAGCTCACGGCGACGACCGTCACCGACCCGACCACCGTGTCGGCGACCGCGAGCGTGACGCACACGTTCGCGAACGCTTCGGCCGGGTCCGGCCTCTTCACGAAAGCCGTGTCCCCGAATTCCGCGGCCAAGAGCGCGATCTTCAAGACGGCCAACTACAACTGGAACCTCCAGGTCACGAACACCGGCCAGGTTCCGATCGGCGGCACGCTCTACGACTATCCGCCGTGCGACAGCGCACCGCTGAGCAACTCGCTCCCCCAGGACTGCCGCACCCCCGGTTTCACGATCACCCGGTTCGAGAGCGTCCCGTCCGGGTCGGTCTTCACCTTCTTCCTGGCCGATGGCACAACCCGGACCGTGACGAATTCCGCGGACGTGACCGTTCCGTACGTCGTTCCCGCCGGCTGGCTGATCGCGGGCTACTCGATCGCGCTGCCCTCGTACGCCGTCAATCCGGGGACGACGCTCTACATCAACGTGGACGGCCATCTGACCGCGGGCGACGGCTACGTGCCGACGACGCAGACCAACTGCGCCCAGTGGTCGATCACGAACGCGCCGCCGACGCCGATGGCCACCCTCGACGACAAGGACAAGTCGTGCGCCGTGGCGTACTTCACGAACGCGGCCGCGTCGCTGGTGATCCACAAGTCATACACCGGCGGCCCGAACGCCCTGCTCTCGGGTCAGGTCGCACCGTGGAGCCTCCTCGTCTCCAACACCGGTGCTGCCGGTGATGCGCACTACCTCGACGCCCCCGTGCACATCACCGACACGCTTCCGGCCGGTGTGAGCTACGTGCCGGGCAGCGCGGTCGTGACCAGCGCCTCCGGCTCCTACACCTACGACCCCGCCTACACGACGGCCGGCCTGACGGTGGCGCTGAGCGGGCAGACCCTGACGTTCTCCTTCCCGCCCACGGCGATCCTGAACCGGCAGCAGGCCTTCACGATCCAGTTCTCCACGGTCGTGAACCCCGGTGTGGGAGCCACGACGCAGACCAACACCGCCAGCGTCTGGGACGACGCGGACCCGACCTGGGCGCCGACCCCCAGCAACGGCACGACGTCGAGCGCGTCCTTCGCGACCGGGACGTCCGCGCAGGCCGGCGCCCAGAAGGAGGTCAAGGGCCAGTTCGACAACCAGTTCCTGTTCTCGGTCCCCGGCTCGCCCGCTGTCGGCACCTCTCCGGCCGGGGGGACCTCCCAGTGGCGGCTCAACATCGGCTCGCTCGGCTCGACGCCGATCAGCGACCTGGTGGTCTACGACGTTTTCCCCTCCCTGGGTGACACCGGGGTGTCGGGAGGCCAGAGCGGCGTCGCCCGCGGCTCCCAGTTCCAGCCGACGCTCGCGGGCGCGCTGACGCTCCCGGCGGGCGTGACGGCGATGTACTCGCTCAGCACGAACCCCTGCCGACCCGAGGTCTACCCGAACCAGCCGGCGGGGTGCGGCCCTGCCTGGCTGACCGCCGCCCAGGTGACCGACTGGACGCAGGTGCGCGCCGTCCGCATCGATGCCACGGCGCTGACGTTCCAGCCGGGCCAGACGGTGGAGGTCGACTACGCGATGAGCCTTCCGGCGTCGGCCACCCCGGGCCAGGTCGCCTGGAACTCGCTGGCGTACGCGGCCTCCAGCCCGAGCGGTCCGCTGCTCCCGGCCGAGCCGGTGAAGGTCGGCATCCGGGTCGCGACGCCGCCGGCCGTCACGATCACGAAGACCGACGCCGCGGGGAACCACGCGCCAACCGCCGCCACCGCGGTGACGCTCGACGCGACGAAGACGACCGGCCTCGCGTTCACCGTGACGAACACCGGAGGCGAGCCGTTGCAGAACGTCACGGTGAGCGACGCGATCATCGCCGGCTCGGCGACCGTCACCGGATTGAGATGCACCTTCCCCGACGGGTCGACCGGCACGCAGTGGGCCGGTCCGCTGGCGGTCGGCGCGACCGTCCGCTGCACCGCGACGCTGAGCGCGCTCGGCTTCAACGCCGTCCACGCCGACGACGCGACCGTGACCGGCACCGGTGCGTTCACCGGCAAGCCCGTCACCGCCGACGACGAGTACCACGCGCAGACGCCGGGCGCTCCGGCGATCGTCCTGCCGCTCACCGGAGGCGTCGGCACCGACGTCGTCGCCTTCGCGGCCATCGGGACCTTCGCCGTGGCGGCCGCGCTGGCCGCGTGGCAGGTGCGGCGCCGGACCCGCAGGCTCCCGCGCTGA
- a CDS encoding DNA alkylation repair protein translates to MTTEQTAGAVREALAAVADPADAVFLQRFFKTGPGEYGEGDVFLGVRVPQTRAVAKRFAGLALPEVRALLDSPVHEHRLAGLIVLNAAFARASGVRTRDDAERERLAAFYLQAVRDGRVNNWDLVDASAEFVLGEFLLDRPRGTLDELAASPVLWERRVAVLSTFAFLKAGDASTTLELAARLLDDPEDLMHKAVGWMLRETGKRVDRALLTGFLDEHAGRMPRTMLAYATEHLDAATRAAYRAVPRRS, encoded by the coding sequence ATGACCACGGAGCAGACCGCCGGCGCCGTCAGGGAGGCGCTCGCCGCGGTGGCCGACCCAGCCGACGCCGTCTTCCTGCAGCGCTTCTTCAAGACCGGCCCAGGGGAGTACGGCGAGGGCGACGTCTTCCTCGGCGTGCGTGTGCCGCAGACCCGCGCGGTCGCGAAGCGCTTCGCCGGCCTGGCGCTCCCGGAGGTCCGTGCGCTGCTGGACAGCCCGGTCCACGAGCACCGGCTGGCCGGGCTGATCGTCCTGAACGCCGCCTTCGCCCGGGCGAGCGGCGTCCGCACCCGCGACGACGCCGAGCGCGAGCGCCTGGCCGCCTTCTACCTCCAAGCCGTGCGCGACGGCCGCGTGAACAACTGGGACCTCGTGGACGCCTCCGCCGAGTTCGTGCTCGGCGAGTTCCTGCTCGACCGCCCGCGCGGGACGCTGGACGAGCTCGCCGCCAGCCCTGTGCTGTGGGAGCGCCGGGTCGCCGTGCTCTCCACCTTCGCTTTCCTCAAGGCGGGCGACGCCTCCACGACGCTGGAGCTCGCCGCGCGTCTGCTGGACGACCCCGAGGACCTCATGCACAAGGCCGTCGGCTGGATGCTGCGCGAGACCGGCAAGCGGGTCGACCGCGCGCTGCTCACCGGCTTCCTCGACGAGCACGCCGGCCGGATGCCGCGCACGATGCTCGCGTACGCGACCGAGCACCTCGACGCCGCGACGAGGGCCGCGTATCGGGCGGTGCCTCGCCGGAGCTGA
- a CDS encoding SDR family NAD(P)-dependent oxidoreductase codes for MARTVRGARVLITGAASGMGLLYAERAVREGARDVVLWDRDEAGLTRLTDRLRAEVLAGRTVTAWGAPAGSPSSGAGGTASGTSIHPYVVDLRELGGIAQAAQSVRKELDGVDVLVNNAGIVRGKFFWEHDNGDDTRATMQVNALAPMYTTREFLPGMIASAREARIVNIASAAGTVSNPRMSVYAASKSAVINWSDSLRLELEQQGYGHVKVTTVAPSYIDTGMFEGARGPLLTPILTPEYVVDRVWRAMLAGKPVLLLPWSVGLAKTLKGVLPTRAWDAVGRLFGVYSSMDEFTGR; via the coding sequence ATGGCGAGAACGGTTCGAGGCGCACGGGTCCTGATAACCGGCGCGGCGTCCGGGATGGGCCTCCTCTATGCGGAGCGCGCGGTCCGGGAGGGCGCCCGCGACGTCGTGCTCTGGGATCGCGACGAGGCCGGCCTCACCCGGCTCACCGATCGGCTGCGCGCCGAGGTGCTCGCGGGCCGAACCGTCACGGCCTGGGGAGCGCCCGCCGGTTCGCCGAGCTCGGGCGCTGGAGGCACGGCCTCCGGGACGAGCATCCACCCGTATGTGGTCGACCTCCGCGAGCTGGGCGGGATCGCCCAGGCCGCGCAGTCGGTGCGCAAGGAGCTCGACGGCGTGGACGTGCTGGTCAACAACGCCGGCATCGTCCGCGGCAAGTTCTTCTGGGAGCACGACAACGGCGACGACACCCGCGCGACCATGCAGGTCAACGCGCTGGCGCCGATGTACACGACGCGGGAGTTCCTGCCGGGGATGATCGCGAGCGCCCGCGAGGCGCGCATCGTCAACATCGCCTCCGCGGCCGGCACCGTGTCCAACCCGCGCATGAGCGTCTACGCGGCGAGCAAGTCCGCCGTCATCAACTGGAGCGACAGCCTCCGCCTCGAGCTGGAGCAGCAGGGCTACGGCCACGTCAAGGTGACGACCGTCGCGCCGAGCTACATCGACACCGGGATGTTCGAGGGCGCCCGCGGGCCGCTGCTCACCCCCATCCTCACCCCGGAGTACGTGGTCGACCGGGTCTGGCGGGCGATGCTCGCGGGCAAGCCGGTCCTGCTGCTGCCGTGGTCGGTGGGTCTCGCGAAGACGCTGAAGGGTGTCCTCCCGACCCGCGCCTGGGACGCCGTCGGGCGGCTGTTCGGCGTCTACAGCTCGATGGACGAGTTCACCGGCCGCTGA